In a single window of the Chondrocystis sp. NIES-4102 genome:
- a CDS encoding sulfate transporter has protein sequence MTKVKIPFQFSTPGIKQLLAYRREWLKGDILAGLTVAAYLIPQCMAYGELAGVEPVAGLWAILPPMIIYTIFGSSPQLSVGPESSTAVMTAVALAPLAANRTDSYVELASLLALFIGLVCIVGYIARLGFLSDLLSKPILIGYLAGIALIMIGGQLGKLGKIEITANNFFAQVGEFISKLSLAHIPTLILGISVLGFLFIFQRRFPTAPTPLIAVLLSTAAVAILNLSDRGVAVVGEIPAGLPSLAIPQVSLADFRLLLASAVGIAVVGYSDNVLTARAFANRNNYKIDANQELLALGMANLGNGLMQGFPISSSGSRTVIGDSLGSKSQLFSLVAMFTVILVLLFLRPILALFPKAALGAIVIYAATKLIEVSEFIRLYRFRSTEFLLAILTTIAVLMTDILVGVGIAIGLSVIELFSRVARPHDAVLGEVPGLDGLHDIDDWQGAKTIPGLVLYRYDAPLCFANAENFKRRSLYAISSQVDPVEWFILNMEASVEIDITAIDMLLELQAELEAQNIIFGMARVKQDLYLELDRSEFLKSISAEHIYPTLHTAIAAFKGRHD, from the coding sequence ATGACTAAAGTCAAAATTCCTTTTCAATTTTCCACCCCAGGTATAAAACAACTGCTAGCCTATCGTCGCGAATGGTTAAAGGGGGATATCTTAGCAGGTTTGACGGTAGCAGCCTATTTAATACCTCAATGTATGGCGTATGGGGAATTGGCAGGAGTTGAACCTGTGGCGGGTTTATGGGCAATTTTACCCCCAATGATTATCTATACTATCTTTGGATCTTCGCCTCAGCTTTCAGTTGGGCCCGAATCGAGTACTGCGGTGATGACAGCCGTAGCACTTGCACCTTTAGCAGCTAATAGGACTGATAGCTATGTAGAATTGGCTTCCTTATTGGCTTTATTTATTGGTCTGGTTTGCATCGTCGGTTATATTGCTCGCTTGGGCTTTTTATCGGACTTATTATCTAAGCCTATTTTAATCGGTTATCTGGCAGGGATTGCCCTAATTATGATCGGTGGACAACTGGGTAAATTAGGCAAAATAGAAATTACTGCTAATAATTTTTTTGCTCAAGTAGGGGAATTTATTAGTAAGTTGTCTTTGGCACATATACCGACGCTGATCTTAGGTATATCAGTTTTAGGGTTTTTATTTATCTTTCAACGACGTTTTCCTACTGCACCCACTCCTTTAATTGCTGTGCTACTTTCAACAGCAGCCGTGGCTATTTTAAATTTAAGCGATCGCGGTGTGGCGGTAGTGGGAGAAATTCCTGCGGGGTTACCTAGTCTAGCTATTCCTCAAGTATCTTTAGCAGATTTTCGTTTATTACTCGCTTCGGCGGTGGGAATTGCTGTTGTCGGCTATTCTGATAATGTTTTGACTGCTAGGGCTTTTGCTAATCGTAATAATTATAAGATTGATGCTAATCAAGAATTGTTGGCTTTGGGTATGGCTAATTTGGGTAATGGGTTAATGCAGGGGTTTCCTATTAGTAGCAGTGGTAGTCGTACAGTCATCGGTGATTCTTTGGGTAGTAAAAGTCAATTGTTTTCCCTGGTGGCGATGTTTACAGTAATCTTGGTTTTATTGTTTTTACGTCCTATACTCGCATTATTTCCCAAGGCTGCTTTAGGGGCGATCGTGATCTATGCTGCAACTAAATTAATCGAAGTGTCGGAATTTATCAGACTATATCGCTTTCGATCTACTGAATTTTTACTCGCAATACTAACTACCATCGCTGTCTTGATGACGGATATTTTAGTAGGGGTGGGTATTGCTATTGGTCTTTCGGTAATTGAATTATTTTCTCGGGTGGCGCGTCCCCACGATGCTGTATTAGGCGAAGTCCCAGGCTTGGATGGGCTACATGATATTGATGACTGGCAAGGGGCAAAAACTATTCCAGGTTTGGTACTATATCGTTATGATGCTCCCTTATGCTTTGCTAATGCGGAAAATTTTAAACGGCGATCGCTTTATGCCATTTCCTCCCAAGTAGACCCTGTAGAATGGTTTATTCTTAATATGGAAGCTAGTGTAGAAATTGATATTACTGCCATTGATATGTTATTGGAATTGCAAGCTGAATTGGAAGCCCAAAATATTATCTTTGGTATGGCACGAGTAAAACAGGATTTATATCTGGAGTTAGATCGCTCTGAGTTTCTCAAAAGTATTTCCGCCGAACATATTTATCCAACTTTACATACAGCGATCGCAGCTTTTAAGGGTCGTCATGATTAA
- a CDS encoding ABC transporter-related protein codes for MTIAAPNPDKIRKNQDNDWRLFLKLIPYARQSKGTLIICLILLVPLAVANSVQPLIIGQAISLLKSEPTWSFLDGVSVGQGINLLTGLLLFTVLIRLAFASVQGYLVQKVGQEITAEVRQDLFNHVTSLAASFFDRTPVGKLITRISSDVEALGNVFASGAIGVVSDFISIVAIIVTIYLINWKLASILVFLLIPVTALIIYFQQQYRKANYKAREELSKLNSMLQENITGINIVQLFRREQYNGEMYRSVNARYRLQVDKTIFHDSAVSATLEWIALVAIAAVLWAGGIFVLQDTMTYGALSAFILYAQRLFNPLRQFADKFTMFQSGFTAIERITELLNEPIEIKDKLISIAEGHRSLIASTENGSQTGEIRFENVWFGYKPNEYVIKNLDFTIKPGEKVALVGPTGAGKSSIIRLLCRLYEPSKGRILVDGIDIKEIPQTDLRRYIGVILQESFLFAGDVKRNITLGDNYSDEEVKQAAKLVNIDRFIEDLPDGYDTVLRERGTNLSGGQKQLLAFARVAIRNPHVLVLDEATSSLDVATEALIQESLDQLLINRSAIIIAHRLSTIRNVDKILVLKRGELIEFGSHDQLLAQEGLYASLYKLQMLGN; via the coding sequence ATGACGATCGCTGCCCCCAACCCCGATAAAATTAGAAAAAATCAAGATAATGATTGGCGGTTATTTCTCAAATTAATCCCCTATGCACGTCAAAGTAAAGGCACTTTGATTATCTGTCTAATTTTACTAGTCCCTTTAGCAGTAGCTAATTCAGTCCAGCCATTAATTATCGGTCAAGCTATATCCCTACTTAAATCAGAACCTACTTGGAGCTTTTTGGATGGGGTATCTGTCGGTCAAGGTATTAATCTGTTAACAGGGCTACTACTCTTTACAGTGTTAATTAGATTGGCTTTTGCTTCAGTACAAGGATATTTAGTACAAAAAGTAGGTCAAGAAATTACCGCCGAAGTTAGACAGGATTTATTTAACCATGTAACCTCCTTAGCTGCTAGTTTTTTTGATCGCACTCCTGTAGGTAAATTGATTACTCGAATTTCCAGTGATGTTGAAGCTTTGGGTAATGTTTTCGCCAGTGGTGCAATTGGAGTAGTTAGTGATTTTATTTCCATTGTGGCAATTATCGTTACTATCTACCTAATTAACTGGAAATTAGCCTCGATCTTAGTCTTTCTCCTGATTCCTGTTACTGCCTTAATTATTTATTTTCAACAACAGTATCGTAAGGCAAACTATAAAGCCAGGGAAGAACTATCTAAACTCAATTCCATGCTGCAAGAGAACATTACAGGTATTAATATCGTGCAGCTTTTTCGACGTGAACAGTATAACGGCGAGATGTATCGCTCAGTTAACGCACGTTATAGATTGCAAGTAGATAAAACCATTTTCCATGATTCTGCTGTTTCAGCAACTTTAGAATGGATTGCTCTTGTGGCGATCGCTGCAGTCCTTTGGGCAGGTGGTATATTTGTATTGCAAGATACTATGACCTACGGAGCTTTATCTGCATTTATTTTATATGCCCAACGTTTATTTAACCCTTTGCGCCAGTTTGCGGATAAATTTACCATGTTTCAGTCTGGATTTACAGCAATTGAGCGAATTACAGAGTTATTAAACGAACCCATCGAAATCAAAGATAAACTAATTTCGATCGCCGAGGGACACCGTAGCTTAATAGCTAGTACTGAAAATGGCAGCCAGACAGGAGAAATCCGCTTTGAGAATGTCTGGTTTGGATATAAACCCAATGAATATGTGATCAAAAATCTCGACTTTACTATCAAACCTGGGGAAAAAGTCGCGCTGGTTGGGCCGACGGGTGCAGGTAAAAGTTCTATTATTCGTTTATTGTGCCGTCTTTATGAACCTAGTAAGGGCAGAATTTTAGTCGATGGGATAGATATTAAGGAAATTCCTCAAACAGATTTACGCCGTTATATTGGGGTAATTTTACAAGAAAGCTTTCTATTTGCTGGGGATGTGAAACGTAATATCACCTTGGGCGATAATTATTCCGATGAGGAAGTTAAACAAGCAGCCAAATTAGTTAATATTGATCGCTTTATTGAAGATTTACCCGATGGTTATGATACCGTCTTAAGAGAGCGAGGCACAAACCTTTCAGGCGGACAAAAACAACTTTTAGCTTTTGCACGGGTAGCTATTCGTAATCCTCATGTTTTGGTTTTAGATGAAGCTACTTCTAGTTTAGATGTTGCTACCGAGGCTTTAATTCAAGAATCATTGGATCAGCTATTAATAAATCGTTCAGCTATTATTATTGCCCATCGTCTTTCTACCATCCGCAATGTGGATAAAATTCTAGTACTCAAGCGAGGCGAATTAATAGAATTTGGTAGTCACGATCAATTATTAGCCCAAGAAGGTTTATATGCCAGTCTTTATAAGTTGCAGATGCTTGGGAATTAG
- a CDS encoding radical SAM domain-containing protein: MSISTKNSAVVSFTKKTNNSLTKNKITVLQINLGRKCNLACTHCHVEASPIRTEELSPEVLRQLIEIIQRFPQIETVDLTGGAPEMNYGFRPLVEAAKAQGKEVIVRSNLTIFFEEGYQDLPEYFAQNQLRVVASLPCYLESNVDKQRGAGVYNNSILAIQKLNQLGYGQDPKLILDLVYNPTLPTNNNFSLTPNQQQLEAAYKEYLKDNFEIKFNNLFTITNIPIGRTLQFLQRRGIDKEYTEFLAANYNPQTLNHVMCRNELSIDYLGNVYDCDFNQMANNKATTPEKEPLTVAKLLELNNLDIIDKIKTANYCYGCTAGTGSSCGGALVE; the protein is encoded by the coding sequence ATGAGTATTTCTACTAAAAATTCTGCTGTTGTATCTTTTACTAAAAAAACCAATAACTCTTTAACTAAAAACAAAATTACCGTCTTACAAATTAATCTAGGTCGTAAATGTAACCTTGCCTGCACACATTGTCATGTAGAAGCTAGTCCCATTCGTACAGAAGAATTATCACCAGAAGTTTTAAGGCAACTAATAGAAATTATTCAGCGTTTTCCTCAAATAGAAACTGTCGATTTAACAGGTGGCGCGCCAGAAATGAATTATGGTTTTCGTCCTTTAGTAGAAGCAGCTAAAGCACAAGGAAAAGAGGTTATTGTTCGCTCCAATTTAACTATATTTTTTGAGGAGGGATATCAAGATTTACCTGAATATTTTGCTCAAAATCAACTAAGAGTTGTTGCTTCTTTACCCTGTTATTTAGAATCGAATGTAGATAAACAAAGAGGTGCAGGAGTATATAATAATTCTATCTTAGCAATTCAAAAATTAAATCAATTAGGATACGGACAAGACCCTAAATTAATCTTAGACTTAGTATATAATCCTACCTTACCGACCAATAATAATTTTTCCTTAACACCTAATCAGCAGCAACTAGAAGCAGCCTATAAAGAATACCTAAAAGATAACTTTGAAATAAAATTCAATAACCTATTTACTATTACTAATATTCCCATCGGTCGTACATTACAATTTTTACAACGCCGAGGAATTGATAAAGAGTATACAGAATTTTTAGCAGCCAATTATAATCCTCAAACACTAAATCATGTGATGTGTCGCAATGAACTATCAATTGATTATTTAGGTAACGTTTATGATTGCGATTTCAATCAAATGGCAAATAATAAGGCTACCACCCCAGAAAAAGAACCATTAACTGTTGCTAAACTTTTAGAACTAAATAATTTAGACATAATTGACAAAATAAAAACCGCTAACTACTGCTATGGATGTACAGCAGGGACAGGATCTAGTTGTGGTGGGGCTTTGGTTGAATAA
- the hisG gene encoding ATP phosphoribosyltransferase — protein sequence MITIALPKGALLKDSIELFSNLGLDFSAFLDKSNRQLQIIDPTNTARALLVRAQDVPVYVEYGQAQLGIVGYDVLREKQPEVANLVDLEFGYCRLSVAVPETSPYRRSVELPPHGRVASKFVNCAKEHFDSIDLPVEIVPLSGSVELGPITGMSEAIVDLVSTGKTLKENGLIEIDLLYESSARLIAHPLSYRLNRDNINDLVAKLQTKDQTKTGVI from the coding sequence ATGATTACCATCGCCTTACCCAAGGGTGCTTTATTAAAAGATAGTATTGAATTATTTAGCAATCTAGGACTAGATTTTAGTGCTTTTCTAGATAAGTCTAACCGTCAACTACAAATTATCGACCCGACTAATACCGCCAGAGCCTTGTTAGTTAGAGCGCAGGATGTACCTGTATATGTCGAATACGGTCAAGCACAACTGGGAATTGTTGGTTATGATGTATTGCGAGAAAAACAACCAGAAGTTGCTAATCTAGTAGACTTAGAATTTGGCTATTGTCGTTTATCGGTAGCTGTCCCCGAAACAAGTCCTTATCGACGTTCAGTTGAATTACCGCCTCATGGTAGAGTTGCATCTAAATTTGTCAATTGTGCAAAGGAGCATTTTGATAGTATTGATCTACCTGTAGAAATTGTACCCTTATCTGGTTCAGTGGAATTAGGGCCGATTACAGGGATGTCTGAAGCTATTGTTGATTTGGTTTCCACAGGGAAAACTCTTAAGGAAAACGGCTTAATTGAAATAGATCTACTTTATGAAAGCAGCGCAAGATTAATTGCTCATCCCCTCAGTTATCGTCTAAATCGCGATAATATTAATGATCTTGTTGCTAAACTACAAACCAAAGATCAAACTAAAACAGGGGTGATCTAG